GCCCCTGGCCGGCGGGCACCTGGGATGGAAGACGGCCCAGGAGGTGGAGGACCCCGCCCACCGGCTGGAGGTGCTCCTGGACGAGGTGCTGGCCGAGGCCCGGCGCCAGGGGGGCATTCCCGTGATCGCGGCCGGGGGGATCTTCGACCGGGCCGACGTAGAGGCCATGCTCTCCCGCGGCGCGGCAGCCGTCCAGCTGGGCACCCGGTTCCTCGTCACCGAGGAGAGCAGCGCCTCTCCGGCCTACAAGCGGGCTGTGGTGGCGAGCACGGCCCAGGACGTGGAGGTGGCGATGGAGCCCGGAAGCCCCTGCGGGCTGCCGTTTCGGGTGCTCCGGTCCTCCACCATGTACCGGCTGGCCGCGGGCGGAGCCTTGCGGGTGCGGTGCGACAAGGGGTACCTGCGAGGGCCCCACGGGTGCCTGGCCGTGCGGGAGCAGGGCCGGTATTTCTGCATCTGCAACGGGCTGCTGAGCTCGGCGGGATACAATACCGGCGAGGAGCCCCCCCTCTACACCGTGGGGGCGAACGCGCCGCGGGTGGACCGGATCCTTCCCGTGGCCGAGCTCATGGCCGAGCTGGTCGGGGCGAAGCCCGTCACCCTGCCCCAGGCGGTCAACGCCTGAGGCATCCTCCAGGCACCCGGCCGGCGAGGCCCCACTCCCGGAACCCCCCCATGGCGGAGCTGAGCGACATCCTCTCGGTGATCGCCGAGGCCCTGGGTCCCTACGACCCCGACGAGGCGGTGGTGGAGGCCCTGCGCACCCTGCTCGACAACCGCTACGAGGGGCTGATCGTGGTGGATGCCGAGGGCCGGGTCGTGTACATGAACCGGGAGAACGAAAGGTTCCTCGGCCTGGCCCGCGGGGCCGCCAAGGGCCGGCACATCACCGACCTGATCCCTTCCTCCCGCCTCCACGTGGTGTGTCAGACCGGCCGAGCCGAGGTGGGTCACCTGCAGGAGATCGAGGGCAAGACCAAGGTGGTGGCCCGGATCCCCCTGCGGCGCGACGGCCGCGTGGTGGGCGCCATGGGCTCGATTATGTTCCGCGACCTTCGCGAGGTGGACCGCCTCGCCCGCAAGGTTCGGGTGCTCGAGGACCAGGTCGCCAGCTACCAGCGCAAGCTCCGGCAGCTGCCCCAGCGAAACCGCTATACCTTCGACAACATCCTGGGCCGGGGCCGCAGGCTGCGCGAGGCCGTGGACCTGGCCAAGCGGGTGGCCCGGTCCGACGCGGACGTGCTCCTGGTGGGGGAGACCGGCACCGGCAAGGAGCTGTTCGCCCACGCCATCCACAACGAGAGCCCCCGGGCCCACGGCCCGTTCGTGCGGCTGAACTGCGCCGCGATCCCCCGGGACCTGGCCGAGTCGGAGCTGTTCGGGTACGAGCCCGGCTCGTTCTCGGGCGCCGACCGCAAGGGGCGGATCGGCAAGTTCGAGCAGGCCCACGGGGGCACCATCTTCCTCGACGAGATCGGCGAGCTCCCCTTAGACATCCAGGCCAAGCTCCTCCGGGTGCTGCAGGAACGGGAGGTGGAGAGGCTGGGGGGCACCGGCCCCCGGTACGTGGACTTCCGGCTCGTGGCGGCCACCAACGTGGACCTGAAGGACCTCGTAGAGGCGGGACGGTTCCGGGCCGACCTGTACTTTCGCATGAACCGGATGCTGGTGTACCTGCCTCCCCTCCGGGATCACCCGGAGGACATCCCCTTGTACGTCGAGCACTTCCTGGAGACCCACTACGACTTCGAGGGGACCGGCAAGCGCCGCATGGCCCCCGAGGCCCTGGCCGCCCTCCAGGCCTACCCCTGGCCCGGGAACGTGCGGGAGCTCCAGAACGTGGTGGAGCGGGTGGCGTGGAACGCCACCGGCCCGGAGATCCGTCTTGCGGATCTGCCGCCCCAGATCCTCACCGCCGACCCCGCCGCCCGGGCGGCCGGGGGGGAGGGGGAGGGCACGCTCCTGCGTCAGGCGGTGGAGGAGGCCGAGAAGCGGGTGATCCGCCGGGTGCTCCAGATCACCGGCGGCAACAAGAAGCGGGCGTGTGAGCTGCTGGGCATCCACCGGGCTACCCTGTACCAGAAGCTAGCGCGCTA
This is a stretch of genomic DNA from Deferrisoma camini S3R1. It encodes these proteins:
- a CDS encoding NAD(P)H-dependent flavin oxidoreductase is translated as MSTQFPPFVVRRVHCDRPIVQGGMGVGVSLAPLAGAVAREGGMGTVSSACLDRLVTRRIGREVGAREAAAIEVAEAKRLSGGRGAVAINVMVAIQGAYADSVLGALDGGVDAIVSGAGLPLSLPNVVAGHPRADEVALIPIVSSARALRVLGRRWAAAGRRPDAVVVEGPLAGGHLGWKTAQEVEDPAHRLEVLLDEVLAEARRQGGIPVIAAGGIFDRADVEAMLSRGAAAVQLGTRFLVTEESSASPAYKRAVVASTAQDVEVAMEPGSPCGLPFRVLRSSTMYRLAAGGALRVRCDKGYLRGPHGCLAVREQGRYFCICNGLLSSAGYNTGEEPPLYTVGANAPRVDRILPVAELMAELVGAKPVTLPQAVNA
- a CDS encoding sigma-54 interaction domain-containing protein, translated to MAELSDILSVIAEALGPYDPDEAVVEALRTLLDNRYEGLIVVDAEGRVVYMNRENERFLGLARGAAKGRHITDLIPSSRLHVVCQTGRAEVGHLQEIEGKTKVVARIPLRRDGRVVGAMGSIMFRDLREVDRLARKVRVLEDQVASYQRKLRQLPQRNRYTFDNILGRGRRLREAVDLAKRVARSDADVLLVGETGTGKELFAHAIHNESPRAHGPFVRLNCAAIPRDLAESELFGYEPGSFSGADRKGRIGKFEQAHGGTIFLDEIGELPLDIQAKLLRVLQEREVERLGGTGPRYVDFRLVAATNVDLKDLVEAGRFRADLYFRMNRMLVYLPPLRDHPEDIPLYVEHFLETHYDFEGTGKRRMAPEALAALQAYPWPGNVRELQNVVERVAWNATGPEIRLADLPPQILTADPAARAAGGEGEGTLLRQAVEEAEKRVIRRVLQITGGNKKRACELLGIHRATLYQKLARYGEK